In one Vicugna pacos chromosome 22, VicPac4, whole genome shotgun sequence genomic region, the following are encoded:
- the CIMAP1D gene encoding protein CIMAP1D isoform X2, which produces MQGRGKARGLEVTPGPGAYSPEKVAPVRQRTPPAFTLGSRLRPQPMDTSAPAPNTYTLPSLWGSQISIKPSSPSYTVVGRKPAARPLQDPAEMPGPGQYDSPDPNTYRQRRPAFTMLGRPRAPRPPEETPGPGTHSPEQVTVTKARAPAFTMGIRHSKRATTMAADTTA; this is translated from the exons ATGCAGGGCCGGGGCAAGGCTCGGG GTCTGGAGGTGACGCCGGGCCCTGGGGCCTACAGCCCAGAGAAGGTGGCTCCTGTGCGCCAGCGGACCCCCCCAGCTTTCACCCTGGGCTCCCGCCTCCGCCCACAGCCCATGGACACCTCAGCCCCTGCCCCTAACACCTACACCCTGCCTTCCCTCTGGGGCTCCCAGATCTCCATCAAGCCCAGCAGCCCCAGTTACACGGTGGTGGGCCGCAAGCCTGCTGCCCGCCCCCTGCAGGACCCTGCTGAGATGCCAGGCCCTGGCCAGTACGACAGCCCAGACCCCAACACGTACCGCCAGCGCCGGCCCGCTTTCACCATGCTGGGGCGGCCCCGAGCCCCGCGCCCCCCGGAGGAGACGCCTGGCCCGGGCACCCACAGCCCCGAGCAGGTCACTGTGACCAAGGCCAGGGCCCCGGCCTTCACCATGGGCATCCGCCACTCCAAACGGGCCACCACCATGGCCGCCGACACCACAGCCTGA
- the CIMAP1D gene encoding protein CIMAP1D isoform X1, translated as MGTLSCGPTPQLTAAPPGRRAPECQVPETTGLRRSCRLAAWENGSGPGLCVLPSTIGFVNHDCTRVAGPAYSLSRRPSEVSPQETSPGPVYFLDPKVTRFGRSCTPAYSMQGRGKARGLEVTPGPGAYSPEKVAPVRQRTPPAFTLGSRLRPQPMDTSAPAPNTYTLPSLWGSQISIKPSSPSYTVVGRKPAARPLQDPAEMPGPGQYDSPDPNTYRQRRPAFTMLGRPRAPRPPEETPGPGTHSPEQVTVTKARAPAFTMGIRHSKRATTMAADTTA; from the exons ATGGGAACCCTCAGCTGCGGCCCCACACCCCAGCTGACAGCCGCACCCCCAGGCCGGCGGGCCCCTGAGTGCCAGGTTCCAGAGACCACCGGCCTGCGGAGGTCGTGCAGGCTGGCCGCCTGGGAGAACG GCTCTGGGCCAGGCTTGTGTGTCCTACCGTCCACTATCGGCTTCGTCAACCACGACTGCACCAGGGTGGCAGGTCCTGCCTACTCACTCTCCCGGAGGCCCAGTGAGG TATCTCCGCAGGAGACCAGCCCGGGGCCAGTCTACTTCCTGGACCCGAAAGTCACCCGCTTTGGCCGAAGCTGCACCCCTGCCTACTCCATGCAGGGCCGGGGCAAGGCTCGGG GTCTGGAGGTGACGCCGGGCCCTGGGGCCTACAGCCCAGAGAAGGTGGCTCCTGTGCGCCAGCGGACCCCCCCAGCTTTCACCCTGGGCTCCCGCCTCCGCCCACAGCCCATGGACACCTCAGCCCCTGCCCCTAACACCTACACCCTGCCTTCCCTCTGGGGCTCCCAGATCTCCATCAAGCCCAGCAGCCCCAGTTACACGGTGGTGGGCCGCAAGCCTGCTGCCCGCCCCCTGCAGGACCCTGCTGAGATGCCAGGCCCTGGCCAGTACGACAGCCCAGACCCCAACACGTACCGCCAGCGCCGGCCCGCTTTCACCATGCTGGGGCGGCCCCGAGCCCCGCGCCCCCCGGAGGAGACGCCTGGCCCGGGCACCCACAGCCCCGAGCAGGTCACTGTGACCAAGGCCAGGGCCCCGGCCTTCACCATGGGCATCCGCCACTCCAAACGGGCCACCACCATGGCCGCCGACACCACAGCCTGA